From the genome of Argentina anserina chromosome 4, drPotAnse1.1, whole genome shotgun sequence, one region includes:
- the LOC126791544 gene encoding uncharacterized protein LOC126791544, with translation MAVALSASASPLTSKLVPAKTLFTFPPKHSHPLTPQAKPPLFNSNGLTELQSLRPVAPSLKASPPGVSSHGFEEDEVLSIFEEKPVKFGLWVLFWASVSLAWFAASGDANAAAAADSIRASSFGVKIANALRGLGWPDEAVVFALATLPVIELRGAIPVGYWLQLKPVMLTVLAVLGNMVPVPIIILYLKKIATFLAGKNEATSRLLDLLFVKAKKKAGPVEEFQWLGLMLFVAVPFPGTGAWTGAIIASILDMPFWSAVSANFFGVVLAGLLVNLLVNLGLKYAVVTGIVLFFISTFMWSILRNLKKSLSSST, from the exons ATGGCTGTAGCTCTATCAGCCTCAGCATCTCCATTAACATCAAAGTTAGTTCCAGCCAAAACCCTCTTCACATTTCCACCAAAACACTCCCACCCTCTCACTCCCCAAGCCAAACCACCCCTATTCAATTCTAATGGACTCACAGAGCTTCAATCTTTACGACCAGTAGCCCCTAGTCTCAAAGCTTCTCCTCCTGGAGTTTCATCTCATGGGTTTGAGGAAGATGAGGTGTTGTCAATTTTCGAGGAGAAACCGGTCAAGTTTGGGCTTTGGGTGTTGTTTTGGGCCTCTGTTTCACTTGCTTGGTTTGCGGCTTCCGGGGATGCcaatgctgctgctgctgctgattCGATCAGAGCTTCTTCTTTTGGTGTGAAGATTGCGAATGCGCTTCGGGGTTTGGGCTGGCCTGATGAGGCTGTGGTGTTTGCATTGGCTACGCTTCCGGTGATTGAGCTTCGTGGGGCTATTCCTGTTGGCTATTGGCTGCAACTCAAGCCTGTTATGCTTACTGTTCTGGCTGTTCTTGG GAACATGGTTCCTGTGCCGATCATCATACTTTACTTGAAGAAAATTGCAACTTTCCTTGCTGGAAAGAATGAGGCTACATCTCGGTTGCTTGACTTATTGTTTGTGAAGGCTAAAAAGAAAGCTGGCCCTGTAGAGGAGTTCCAATGGCTTGGTCTGATGTTGTTTGTAGCTGTCCCTTTCCCGGGAACAGGAGCATGGACAGGAGCTATTATAGCATCTATTCTTGATATGCCATTTTGGTCAGCAGTGTCCGCAAATTTCTTTGGTGTTGTATTGGCTGGGCTTCTAGTAAATTTGCTGGTGAACCTTGGTCTCAAATATGCTGTTGTCACTGGTATTGTACTCTTCTTTATTTCTACATTCATGTGGAGCATCCTTAGAAATCTTAAGAAGTCCTTAAGCTCATCAACTTGA
- the LOC126790941 gene encoding LOW QUALITY PROTEIN: ultraviolet-B receptor UVR8 (The sequence of the model RefSeq protein was modified relative to this genomic sequence to represent the inferred CDS: substituted 1 base at 1 genomic stop codon), with product MNRKRDKAYFSSRRASAPKRRRPLPPHAVEEPELDKPTFKPPPPPALVVLGLPPDSSVLDLKSRFEIYGPISRIRIDRDSVGQVAFRTADAAQAAVDAALDSSFGITLHSKKLQVLWATDPLAQWRKGVAGDEANREKSNEASSSSKLLRAGMPLRSHGRGNKLASAIVNPRGADEISESSVLEVPSRAREIVAYDDILERWKRRRGHPRVMEENEERRLQKEEEEEHEQVWSWGAGTDGQLGTGRLQDELLPQLLSVPSLAAVGPICRLACGGAHVLALTSGNIXLVLFEGGKVLTWGRGTSGQLGHSEMVNSLHPKLVMSLDTYFITHASAGWNHSGFVSDAGYVFTCGDGTFGQLGHGDYISHCSPVIVSFFDNRSVEQIVCGMRHSLVLLKGDSGDEVYGFGSGKRGQLGISKDKIKSISVPEQIDGFEGAKVISVMANGDQSAALSAHGHLYTWGKGFGGSSSTHSPQSLPTSLRFTKVSVGWNHALLLTAGGEVFMLGGTHHGILGNTDNMNPARLLADSGEAILEKVPGLEGTRSMDIAAGAEHSAIVTVDGVMKTWGWGEHGQLGLGNTHNQTSPREVSLGRKSQNETAAIKIYCGSGFTMAVRTPQLP from the exons ATGAACCGCAAGAGAGATAAAGCCTACTTCTCCTCCCGCCGCGCCTCCGCACCAAAACGCCGTCGTCCTCTCCCCCCTCACGCCGTAGAAGAACCCGAGCTCGACAAACCCACCTTCAAGCCGCCGCCACCTCCCGCTCTCGTCGTACTCGGCCTCCCCCCGGACTCCTCCGTCCTCGACCTCAAGTCCCGCTTCGAGATCTACGGCCCCATCTCTCGCATCCGCATTGACCGCGACTCTGTCGGCCAAGTGGCCTTCCGCACCGCCGACGCCGCCCAAGCCGCCGTGGACGCCGCCCTCGACTCCTCCTTCGGCATTACCCTCCACTCCAAAAAG TTACAAGTGCTGTGGGCGACAGACCCTCTGGCACAGTGGAGGAAAGGAGTTGCGGGTGATGAGGCTAATAGGGAGAAGAGCAATGAggcgtcgtcgtcgtcgaaGCTTTTGAGGGCCGGGATGCCTCTGAGGAGTCATGGCAGAGGGAACAAGCTTGCTTCGGCTATAGTGAACCCGAGAGGAGCTGATGAGATTTCTGAGTCGTCAGTATTGGAGGTGCCTTCCAGAGCAAGGGAGATTGTGGCTTATGATGACATTCT TGAGCGTTGGAAAAGAAGGAGAGGGCATCCGAGAGTAATGGAAGAGAATGAAGAAAGAAGATTacagaaggaagaagaagaagagcacGAACAAGTATGGAGTTGGGGGGCAGGAACGGACGGGCAGTTGGGCACGGGGAGGCTACAGGATGAGCTGCTCCCTCAGTTGCTTTCTGTACCTTCTCTCGCCGCCGTGGGACCCATCTGTCGCCTCGCCTGCGGCGGCGCTCACGTTCTTGCCTTAACCTCAGGT AATATATAACTGGTTTTATTTGAAGGTGGGAAGGTGCTGACTTGGGGAAGAGGCACTTCTGGTCAGCTTGGTCATTCTGAGATGGTCAATAGCCTACATCCTAAGCTTGTGATGTCTTTGGACACCTACTTCATTACTCATGCTTCTGCTGGATGGAATCACTCAGGTTTTGTTTCAG ATGCGGGGTATGTTTTCACATGTGGAGATGGCACGTTTGGTCAGCTCGGGCATGGTGATTACATTTCGCATTGCAGTCCTGTCATAGTCTCTTTCTTTGATAATCGTAGTGTTGAGCAGATAGTCTGTGGTATGCGCCATTCACTTGTTTTGTTGAAAG GTGATTCTGGAGATGAAGTTTATGGGTTTGGCTCCGGGAAGCGTGGCCAACTCGGTATCTCCAAGGACAAGATCAAGTCAATTAGTGTTCCTGAACAAATTGATGGATTTGAAGGTGCAAAAGTTATTAGCGTTATGGCAAATGGAGATCAGAGTGCAGCATTATCTG CTCACGGGCATTTGTATACTTGGGGGAAAGGGTTTGGTGGCAGTTCAAGTACTCACTCCCCACAGTCTTTACCTACATCGTTAAGGTTTACCAAAGTTTCTGTTGGATGGAATCATGCTTTATTATTAACTGCTG GTGGAGAAGTCTTCATGCTCGGTGGAACTCACCATGGAATCCTTGGTAATACTGACAACATGAATCCAGCCAGGCTCTTAGCAG ATTCAGGAGAAGCTATTCTGGAAAAAGTCCCTGGTCTTGAAGGGACTAGGAGCATGGACATTGCAGCCGGAGCTGAGCACTCTGCTATTGTAACAG TTGATGGAGTAATGAAGACATGGGGCTGGGGCGAACACGGTCAGCTTGGCTTGGGAAATACTCATAATCAAACCAGTCCCCGAGAAGTGAGTCTCGGACGCAAATCTCAGAATGAAACTGCTGCAATCAAGATTTACTGTGGCAGTGGATTCACAATGGCTGTAAGAACACCACAACTTCCTTGA
- the LOC126790940 gene encoding protein PTST homolog 2, chloroplastic, whose amino-acid sequence MLPFTTTTTHLPLVPSPFPPLLLLRRAATTAMRPPASRAPVAVGLRRRTARRRCRGSDLEGDLALEAEILEFMEGSEKPGAFPSRRELVEAGRLDLVEAIVREGGWLSLGWNLEEEEEIGFRSWNDGYESCGGELRVSDDDECAASSSGRSLEAAATTEVDTGIEGILNRLEKQRNLSLGFVLKDKEGSTGIGNNDSKHDRHPDTAVDATVGATRSMRPASSNPSEATLSDSVGRLNHSRSHLDADVHTNSIKPEMWRTWSTQRAGSSALEFEAGEVSYDKMGGSKGVLQDEKLQLKEGAKESNRRNDLDSHDEVINYKQVQSRMQQLESELSSVLHSLRLKTSNITPKEMGTNTHGHESSSDDSRKLFDAWEFQENEIMHAQNKLRSTRAKLAVLEGKMAMAIIDVQKKVEEKQKRVNDARRALRLLRTALIVWTSSASEVLLAGSYDGWATQRKMERSSTGIFSASLKLYPGRYEIKFIVDGEWRIDPLRPIVRNNGYKNNRLIIT is encoded by the exons ATGCTCCCcttcacaacaacaacaacccaCCTCCCTCTAGTCCCCTCCCCCTTccctcccctcctcctcctccgccgcgcCGCCACCACCGCAATGAGGCCCCCGGCGAGCAGGGCTCCGGTTGCGGTGGGGCTGCGGAGGAGGACGGCGAGGAGGAGGTGTAGGGGTTCGGATTTGGAGGGGGATTTGGCGCTGGAAGCTGAGATTCTGGAGTTCATGGAGGGGTCGGAGAAGCCTGGGGCTTTTCCGAGCAGGAGGGAGCTGGTGGAGGCTGGgaggttggatttggttgAGGCTATTGTGAGGGAAGGTGGTTGGCTTTCGTTGGGTTGGAatttggaggaggaagaagagattgGGTTTAGGAGTTGGAATGATGGATATGAGAGCTGTGGTGGTGAGTTGAGGGtttctgatgatgatgagtgTGCAGCCTCCTCGTCTGGTAGATCACT AGAAGCTGCTGCAACAACTGAGGTTGATACTGGAATCGAGGGTATACTGAACCGGTTGGAGAAGCAAAGAAATTTGAGCCTTGGGTTTGTTTTGAAGGATAAGGAAGGCAGCACTGGCATTGGGAATAATGATAGCAAACATGACCGGCATCCTGACACTGCAGTTGATGCG ACAGTTGGTGCAACAAGAAGTATGAGACCTGCATCATCAAACCCCAGTGAAGCCACCCTTAGTGATTCGGTAGGCAGGCTTAATCATAGCAGATCTCATTTAGATGCTGATGTTCATACAAATTCAATAAAGCCTGAAATGTGGAGAACTTGGAGCACGCAAAGGGCTGGATCCTCAGCTCTGGAATTTGAAG CTGGTGAAGTTTCTTATGATAAGATGGGAGGATCAaagggagttttgcaagatgAAAAACTTCAATTGAAAGAGGGTGCTAAGGAATCAAATAGAAGGAATGATCTAGATTCTCATGATGAAGTGATCAATTACAAACAAGTACAAAGCCGCATGCAGCAACTTGAATCTGAGCTCTCCTCTGTACTTCATTCATTGAGGTTGAAAACTAGTAACATTACACCAAAAGAGATGGGAACGAATACTCAT GGTCATGAAAGCTCCTCTGATGACTCGCGGAAGCTCTTTGATGCTTGGGAGtttcaagaaaatgaaataatgCATGCTCAGAACAAATTGCGTTCAACACGTGCAAAGCTAGCTGTTCTAGAAGGAAAGATGGCGATGGCAATAAT tgaTGTGCAAAAAAAAGTGGAGGAGAAACAGAAGAGGGTCAATGATGCTCGTAGAGCCTTACGGCTGCTCCGAACTGCTTTAATTGTTTGGACAAGTTCAGCCTCAGAAGTGCTATTAGCAGGGTCATATGATGGTTGGGCTACCCAG AGAAAGATGGAGAGGTCCAGTACAGGAATCTTTTCTGCGAGCCTTAAGTTGTATCCGGGTAGATATGAG ATCAAATTCATTGTTGATGGCGAATGGCGAATTGATCCTCTACGCCCTATTGTTCGCAACAATGGATACAAAAACAATAGACTGATTATAACATAG
- the LOC126792466 gene encoding LOW QUALITY PROTEIN: protein NRT1/ PTR FAMILY 2.13-like (The sequence of the model RefSeq protein was modified relative to this genomic sequence to represent the inferred CDS: deleted 2 bases in 1 codon; substituted 1 base at 1 genomic stop codon), translating to MVWERIRSPHFFSNFCCCSRSKRTAYSSSSSEASLLLHEENDDEVVTKPGWKAMPYILGNEAIEKMSTYRLTTNLMVYLVREXHMDQVFAANLLALWTCALCLFTVLGASLADTYLGKFRTILFASFASLLGMVTLTVTAFVPQLRPPRCDLGQQCIGHTKFQLWILIMGLSWLGTGSARIRPCSLPFGIDQFDTSTMEGRLATRSFLNWYYTSATVVVWINQVFLVYIQDSVNWALGFGIPTLLMILCAIPLFLDGSNMCVWVKPEGSIFLSFAQVVVAAYKKRHHKLLNDERVHGVLFDVSLDGNAVLSKLPLPTRSSILLHLRFLKKAALVVDDELKNGFSANVLRLCTIQQVEDAMCVIKTIPIWASGGIFLLVLVQEGTFIVSQALTMDRRIGTKLQMPAGSIKIMSLSIIIIWLPLYDSVIQPAPKKITRYEDGIPTLEKIGMGYVFSILCMLVAGLVEQKRRNMATLHVETPIGVAPMSIFWSIPQLVLLGLSEVFGALGHIEFYNKVFPEKMKSIGNSLIYLCMAGATYISSLVVTVVHNVTGKHGQPSWLDNDINAGRLDYFYFLIAGLGMLNFVYLLFCACGYRYKVSVKAIEIVPDV from the exons ATGGTGTGGGAGAGAATAAGAAGCCCTCATTTCTTCTCCAACTTCTGCTGCTGTTCCAGATCAAAACGCACTGCttattcttcctcttcttcagaGGCTTCACTTCTGTTACATGAGGAAAATGACGATGAGGTGGTTACAAAGCCCGGATGGAAGGCCATGCCTTACATTTTGGGGAACGAAGCTATCGAGAAGATGTCAACTTATAGGCTCACAACAAACTTGATGGTGTATTTGGTGAGGGAATAACACATGGATCAGGTTTTTGCTGCAAATCTTCTCGCTCTCTGGACTTGTGCTCTCTGTTTGTTCACCGTTCTTGGTGCTTCTCTTGCTGATACCTACCTTGGCAAATTCCGAACGATTCTTTTCGCTTCCTTTGCAAGTCTTCTG GGCATGGTGACACTGACTGTGACAGCTTTCGTGCCACAACTGCGGCCTCCGCGGTGCGATCTTGGTCAGCAGTGCATTGGCCACACAAAATTTCAGTTGTGGATTTTGATTATGGGGTTAAGCTGGTTAGGCACAGGCAGCGCTAGGATTAGGCCATGCAGCCTCCCCTTTGGAATTGACCAGTTTGATACTTCAACTATGGAAGGAAGACTAGCAACCCGTAGCTTCTTAAATTGGTACTATACCTCAGCTACAGTAGTTGTGTGGATCAATCAAGTCTTCCTGGTCTACATTCAAGACTCTGTGAATTGGGCTCTGGGATTTGGCATACCCACCCTGCTGATGATTTTATGTGCAATTCCACTATTTTTGGATGGATCGAATATGTGTGTGTGGGTGAAGCCAGAAGGAAGCATATTCTTAAGCTTTGCACAAGTAGTGGTTGCT GCATACAAGAAGCGCCATCATAAGCTTCTAAATGATGAAAGGGTACACGGTGTTCTGTTCGATGTTTCGTTGGATGGGAATGCAGTATTGTCCAAGCTTCCTCTGCCTACTCGATCTAG TATTTTGCTGCACCTCCGCTTCTTGAAGAAAGCAGCCCTAGTGGTGGATGATGAACTTAAAAATGGATTTTCTGCAAATGTATTGAGGCTGTGCACCATCCAACAAGTTGAAGATGCCATGTGTGTGATAAAAACAATCCCAATATGGGCATCTGGTGGCATCTTCCTGCTCGTGTTGGTACAAGAAGGAACATTTAT agTATCACAAGCCCTAACAATGGATCGTCGCATTGGAACAAAACTCCAAATGCCTGCAGGTTCAATAAAAATAATGTCATTGAGCATTATAATCATATGGCTCCCATTGTACGACAGTGTTATACAACCAGCCCCGAAGAAGATCACTAGATATGAAGATGGGATCCCAACTCTGGAAAAAATAGGAATGGGGTACGTCTTCTCAATTCTATGTATGTTGGTGGCTGGATTGGTTGAGCAAAAGAGAAGAAACATGGCTACATTACATGTTGAAACACCAATTGGGGTTGCACCCATGTCTATTTTCTGGTCGATTCCTCAACTAGTGCTTCTGGGGCTCAGTGAGGTGTTTGGGGCTCTTGGGCACATCGAGTTTTATAACAAAGTGTTCCctgagaagatgaagagtatTGGGAACTCCCTAATCTATCTTTGCATGGCAGGTGCTACTTATATAAGTAGTTTGGTGGTGACCGTTGTGCACAATGTTACCGGAAAGCATGGCCAACCCAGCTGGTTGGATAATGATATTAATGCTGGCAGATTGGACTACTTCTACTTCTTGATAGCTGGGTTGGGGATGCTGAATTTTGTTTACCTTTTGTTCTGTGCTTGTGGATATAGATATAAGGTTAGTGTGAAGGCGATAGAAATAGTCCCTGATGTTTAA
- the LOC126792467 gene encoding F-box/kelch-repeat protein At3g06240-like has translation MEVRMRNCKANSHSLPALPVEVKEDILSRLPVKSLCRFRCVSKSWHSLIYGPKFVKLHRDKTFQNEHVFRQRQRVIYTGHNQTILPKHGNTWPFSLYSFDLNSNIETLNEHDIVPTKLDWVFSELKHFEISWASHCNGLLLCKLHGQLLNGKYMESLLYMLNPATRKSKELPPPPDLTTRPLRPLLYGFGFDHSIDDYIAVHGKVYRHNGHLVTLFSVYTLKTGHWRVIEKQFPYSYSRCCSSHGGILLNGSFHWLMFNNPPFQGGPTMLVSLHLAEEEIREIPLPESFPSYLNLGVFREERLFITVNTPGLCNHIWVMMEYGNVESWTKVNVRVSIPNYLSRFCNWDQSWDLGVREEMLSLYNRNENCHLMQAIRGTGKVESVGVYLESLASLNDGEADLLLQEPSNGRRRQLCRWGANRKRRLTIPVNNIKPQS, from the coding sequence ATGGAGGTGAGGATGAGGAACTGCAAAGCTAATAGCCACAGCCTTCCGGCCCTTCCAGTCGAGGTCAAGGAGGATATTCTTTCACGGCTTCCGGTCAAATCCTTATGCCGATTCAGATGTGTTTCAAAATCATGGCATTCTCTAATTTACGGCCCCAAATTTGTCAAACTGCACCGTGATAAAACTTTTCAGAATGAGCATGTATTCCGCCAAAGACAAAGAGTCATCTATACCGGTCACAACCAAACGATCCTCCCAAAACATGGGAACACTTGGCCATTTTCCCTTTACTCTTTTGATCTCAATTCGAATATTGAAACTCTGAATGAACATGATATTGTACCCACAAAGCTCGACTGGGTTTTCAGTGAATTGAAACATTTTGAAATCAGCTGGGCGTCTCACTGCAATGGCTTGTTGCTTTGCAAATTACATGGACAATTGTTGAACGGAAAATACATGGAGTCTCTATTATATATGCTTAACCCTGCAACCAGGAAATCAAAGGAGTTACCTCCGCCACCAGATCTTACAACGAGGCCTCTTCGGCCTCTTCTTTATGGGTTCGGATTTGATCACTCCATTGATGATTACATAGCAGTACATGGAAAAGTGTATAGACATAATGGTCACCTTGTTACTCTATTTAGTGTCTACACCTTAAAAACTGGTCATTGGCGAGTGATTGAGAAGCAATTTCCCTATAGTTATTCTCGTTGTTGTTCAAGTCATGGTGGTATCTTGTTGAATGGTAGCTTTCACTGGTTGATGTTCAACAATCCCCCATTTCAAGGAGGGCCAACGATGCTCGTATCTCTCCATTTAGCAGAGGAGGAGATTCGTGAAATTCCATTGCCGGAATCATTTCCAAGCTACTTAAATCTCGGGGTCTTCAGGGAAGAGAGGCTGTTTATAACAGTGAATACACCAGGACTGTGTAATCACATCTGGGTCATGATGGAGTATGGAAACGTAGAGTCTTGGACTAAAGTTAATGTGAGGGTCTCCATTCCGAACTACTTATCAAGGTTTTGTAACTGGGACCAATCTTGGGATTTGGGAGTGCGGGAAGAAATGCTATCACTTTACAATAGAAATGAAAATTGCCATCTCATGCAAGCAATCCGTGGAACTGGCAAAGTTGAAAGTGTTGGAGTTTACTTGGAGAGCCTTGCTTCGCTTAATGATGGAGAAGCTGATCTACTTCTTCAAGAGCCTAGCAATGGCAGACGCAGACAATTATGTAGATGGGGGGCAAACAGAAAGAGAAGGTTAACCATTCCAGTAAACAACATAAAACCCCAGTCCTAG